The genomic segment ATCGCCAACCACATCGCCGGTCACGACCGGCTCACCGGCCTGCCGAACCGGTCGTCGGCCGCGAAGGTGTTCCTGGTCCGCGAGACGCTCGGCCGTCCCACCGTCGTCGCACTGATCGACCTCGACCGGTTCAAGCGCATCAATGACACCTACGGCCACCACGTCGGCGACGACCTGCTGCGCACGATCGCCGAACGCCTCGCCTACGCCGCGAAGGCGGCCGGCGCGACCGCGGCCCGTCTCGCCGGTGACGAGTTCCTCCTGCTGCTACCCGCCGACCCGGGCGACGACCACAGCATCCCGGTCGCGGCGATCCTCGACCAGCTCGCCGAGCCGGTCACCGTGTCCACCGACGACGGCGAGGTCACGGTGCACCCGCAGGCCAGCGCCGGCATCGCCGTCTACGACGGCACCTTCGGCACGTTCGACACGATGCTGCACCACGCCGACATCGCCCTGTACCACGCCAAACAACAACGAGGCACGCACCGCACCTACAGCTCCGAGATGCGCATGCCCCGCAACACCCGACGACACGGCCCACGCCGACGCGACGAGCACCCTGGCAGCGGCGGGCAGCTCGGCGGCGAGGTGACCGCATGATCGAG from the Solwaraspora sp. WMMD1047 genome contains:
- a CDS encoding GGDEF domain-containing protein, yielding MSILAALAASAALAFIAGRLSTRPRIRHLRTENTGLREQIDTLDGLLRIANHIAGHDRLTGLPNRSSAAKVFLVRETLGRPTVVALIDLDRFKRINDTYGHHVGDDLLRTIAERLAYAAKAAGATAARLAGDEFLLLLPADPGDDHSIPVAAILDQLAEPVTVSTDDGEVTVHPQASAGIAVYDGTFGTFDTMLHHADIALYHAKQQRGTHRTYSSEMRMPRNTRRHGPRRRDEHPGSGGQLGGEVTA